The sequence CTTTCCACGAGCGATAGACCTTGTCCTCTCGGACCGGGACGATCAGCGGCCTCTTGGGATCGTATGTGCCGCTCATTATGTGGCGCTTGAGCGCCTTCTTGAACGTGCGTTTGAAGTGGCGAAGGCTCTCCGGGCCGGTGGGCGCCATGCCGGTGTATTTGACGCTCCGGGTCTCGAGGTCCTGCGCGCCCTTGGGTTTGATCCTCGGGAGCTCCAGCTCCTCTCCCAGAAGCGCCGCGAGCTCCTCGAAGGTCACCTCGACCTCTACGAGGTGATCCCCCGGCGCGTTTCCGGCCTGGGACGCCCCCTCTCCCTCGCCGGGCTGCACCGCGGAGCCGTCGCTGCCGTCCCCCTGGCCTACGCCGCCGGCCTGCTTATCGCCATAGACGAAATGCGGGATGTCGATGCGCGGGATCGGAATGCTGACCAGATCCTTGCCCTTCTTGCCGATGAGTTCGCCCGTGCTTATGAACTTGCGCAGCTCCTTTTTGACGGCGCCGCGCACGATCTGCTTGAACCGAGCGACATCCTGGTCGATCTTCTGTGCCATAGCTTCTCGCGTCGACGCTTAGCCCTGCGATCTACGCTCCCTTATATCCCCGCGTGCGAATATCGAGGCCACGAAGTTGAGCACGTCGGTGGCGCAGGTCTCGCAGTAGCCGTAGTTCTTGATCAACCTCGATTTGACGATGTCGATCTTCTCCTGCGTATCCTTGTCCACCACGCTGGAGACGAGGCTCGTGAGCTTGATCGAGTCCTTCTGGTCCTCGAAGAGCTTGAGCTCCAGGGCCTTGTTCAACCTCTCGTTGGTCTTGTAGTCGAATTTCTTGCCCTCGAGCGCAAGCGCGCCGATGTAATTCATGATCTCGCGGCGGAAATCGTCCTTGCGGCTCTCGGGGATGTCTATCTTCTCCTCGATGGAGCGCATGAGCCTCTCGTCCGGCTCCTCGTCCTGGCCGGTGTAGGGATTTCTCACCTTCTCCTTCTGCGTGTATGCCTTGAGGTTGTCTATGTAGTTGGAGCAGAGCCTCGCGATCGCGTCCTCGTCCGCGGAGATGGCGCGCTGCACCTCGTTTTTCACCACGTCCTCGTACTCCTCCTTTACCATGGCGAGCAGGTCTCTGAAGCGCTTCTTCTGCTCCTCGCTCTTGATGAGCGAGTGGTGCCGGAGGCCCGACTCCAATTCGTTCAGCACCATGAACGGGTTGACGCAGCGACCGCCCACGTCGGAGACCAGCGCGTTGGATATCTTGTCCTGTATGTAGCGCGGCGATATGCCGTCCAACCCCTCGCGCACCGCCTCCTTGCGCAATTCCTTCACGTTGTCCTCGGTGAATCCGGGCAGCGTCTTGCCGTCGTAGAGCTTGAGCTTCTGCATGAGCGTGAGGTTCGCCTTCTTGGGTTCCTCGAGGCGCGTGAGCACCGCCCACATCGACGCCATCTCCAGAGTATGCGGGGCTATGTGCTTGCCGCGGACCACGTGCGGCCCGTAATCCTTCTCGTATACCTTTATCTCCTCGTGGAGCTTGGTGATGTAGGGTATGTCTATCTTGACCGTGCGGTCCCTCAGCGCCTCCATGTACTCGTTGTTGAGCAGCTTCTTGTACTCCGCCTCGTTGGTGTGGCCGATGATGACCTCGTCTATGTCGGTCTGCGCGAACTTTTTGGGCTTGACCTTGTGCTCCTGCGAGGCCCCCAGAAGGTCGTAGAGAAACGCGACGTCGAGCTTCAGGACCTCGATGAATTCTATGATCCCGCGGTTGGCTATGTTGAACTCGCCGTCGAAGTTGAACGCGCGCGGATCGGAGTCTGAGCCATACTCCGCGATCTTGCGGTAGTTGATGTCGCCGGTGAGCTCCGTCGAGTCCTGGTTTTTCTCGTCCTTGGGCTGGAAAGTGCCTATGCCGATTCGGTCCTTCTCCGAGAGCACGATCCTGCGGACCTTGATGTGGTCGATGACCTTGGACCAGTCTCCGTCGTACTGCTTGAAGAGCTCCTTGTAGATATAGCGGCAGCTGGGGCAGAGCTCGCCCTCGATCATGATCCTGTGGTCCTCGGGGAGTTTGGTGTTCATCTCGTCGAGGATTCGGTCCCTGAGCTCCAGCGGGATGAGGTGCAGCGGCTCCTCGTGCATGGGGCACGGTATCTCCTCGACCGTGCCGAAGACCTGTCCCTTGTCGTCGAGCTTCTTCTTGGCCCAGCTGTAG comes from bacterium and encodes:
- a CDS encoding serine protein kinase; translated protein: MSTPNSQVHDLMKMIKELHDVKSYQELNWEGGFADYMHTVERNPKVADTAFQRLYDMILSYGFEEYTEHKKKIIHYRFFEDPIGDGKDALYGLDLPLMKLVNVFQSAARRYGTEKRIILLHGPVGGAKSTIARMLKKGLEAYTGTPEGALYTYSWAKKKLDDKGQVFGTVEEIPCPMHEEPLHLIPLELRDRILDEMNTKLPEDHRIMIEGELCPSCRYIYKELFKQYDGDWSKVIDHIKVRRIVLSEKDRIGIGTFQPKDEKNQDSTELTGDINYRKIAEYGSDSDPRAFNFDGEFNIANRGIIEFIEVLKLDVAFLYDLLGASQEHKVKPKKFAQTDIDEVIIGHTNEAEYKKLLNNEYMEALRDRTVKIDIPYITKLHEEIKVYEKDYGPHVVRGKHIAPHTLEMASMWAVLTRLEEPKKANLTLMQKLKLYDGKTLPGFTEDNVKELRKEAVREGLDGISPRYIQDKISNALVSDVGGRCVNPFMVLNELESGLRHHSLIKSEEQKKRFRDLLAMVKEEYEDVVKNEVQRAISADEDAIARLCSNYIDNLKAYTQKEKVRNPYTGQDEEPDERLMRSIEEKIDIPESRKDDFRREIMNYIGALALEGKKFDYKTNERLNKALELKLFEDQKDSIKLTSLVSSVVDKDTQEKIDIVKSRLIKNYGYCETCATDVLNFVASIFARGDIRERRSQG